The sequence CGTCTGCCTGGACCTGCTGCGGGGCCAGGGCCGGCGGGCCCTGCCGATGGATCTCGGGGTGCCGTCCGCGCCGGTGGCGGCGTCGCTCGGCACGCCCGGCTCGGGCCGGGAGTGGCTGGACCCGGCGCCGGACGCCGTCGTGCTGCCGGCGGACCCGGCCGAGCTGGCGGTGACCCGCGAGTCGGTCCGGCTGGCCTTCGTCGCCGCGTTGCAGCACCTGCCGCCGCGGCAGCGCGCAGTGCTGATCCTGCGGGACGTGCTGCGCTGGCGGGCCGGCGAGGTCGCCGAGCTGCTCGACACCACCGTCGCCGCGGTGACCAGCGCGGTGCAGCGGGCCCGGGCCACGATGGCCGACCGGGCGGCGACCGCGCCGGCCCCCGCGCTCAACCGGGAGCACCGGGAGCTGCTCGACCGCTACGTCCAGGTCTTCGAGCGGTACGACATCGACGCCCTGGTGGCGCTGCTGCGCGAGGACGCGGTGCAGACCATGCCGCCGTATCCGCTGTGGCTGCGGGGGCCGACCGACATCGGCCGGTGGCTGAGCGGGCCGGGCGCCGGTTGCCGGGGTTCCCGGCTGCTGCCGGTGGCCGCCAACGGCGGGCCGGCCCTCGCGCAGTTCCGGCCCGACCCGGCCGGCGGCCACCGCGCGTTCTCGATCCAGCTGGTGGAGTCCTCCGGCGGTCGGATCACCCGGCTCACCCATTTCCTCCAGCCGCAGCTCTTCCCGCTGTTCGGCCTGCCCGACCGGCTGCCCTGAGCGGTACGCCGCCGACGGGGCCGGTGTCCGGACCGATGAATTCCGGCCGGCGCCGGAGTCCATCCCAGGACAGCGCCCCGTCGGCGGAGGACCATGACCGGGACGGCAGCCACCCGGCGACGATCGTGCCGCCGGCCACGCAGGAACGGAGACCAGCATGTTCACGGACACCTTGGCGTTCAGTTCCTTCTCGGTGGACGACATCGGCCGCGCCCAGCAGTTCTACGCCGACACCCTCGGCCTGCGGGTGTCGCGCGACGACGAGATGGGCGGCCTGCTGACCCTGCACATCGCCGGGGACCGGCCGGTGCTCGTGTACCCGAAGGCGGACCACGAGCCGGCCCGGCACACCGTGCTGAACTTCCCGGTGCCGGACGTCGACCGGGCCGTGGACGAGCTGACCGCGCGGGGCGTGCGGTTCGTCCGCTACGAGGGGCTGGGGCAGGACGAGAAGGGCGTGATGCGCGGCAACGGGCCGACGATCGCCTGGTTCACCGACCCGGCCGGCAACATCCTGTCGGTGCTCGCGCAGGGCTGACCCCGGTGGGCCTGCGCGTCGTCGGCGCCTCGTGGCCGACGGGGTCAGGAGGCGAGCTCGGCGACGAGTTCGTCGTCCTCCACGGCACCGGTCGGGGCGAAGCCGAGGGAGGTGTAGAGGCGGGCCGCCGGGGCGTTGTCGGGGTGGTACGAGAGGCGGACCACGCTGCCGCCGTCCTGTGCGGCGAGCCAGTCGGCCAGGGTACGGACGGTGGCCCGACCGACGCCCCGGTCCTGTTCGTCGGCGGCGATCACCATGCCGCCGATCCAGCGGGAGCCGTCCTCGTCGACGCCCCACATGGCGTGTCCGACCACCGTTTCGTCGGCGTAGACGGCCAGCGAGGTCCACCCGTCGGAGCGCATGGTCAGCACCAGGTAACGGGCGGCCAGGGCGGGTACCCAGGCGCGCTGGTCGTCGCGGGGCGCCACGTCGGCGACGTCCCGCCAGTTGTCGTCGTCGACCGGCCGCAGCGTGATGTGGCGTCCGGCCGAGTCGCGCAGCCCAGAATCGATCATGACGGTGAGCCTAGGTCCGGGCCGACCGGGTGACGAGCTGTTTCACCCGGCCGGTCGTGCTCACCCGGCCCGGCGCCCAGGGCACGGCCGGGTGAGCCGTCGACCGTCCGGCTCAGTTCGCCCGGGCGTCCAGGTACGGCCGCGGGTCACCGGCCCCGAGGTCGGTGATGCCGGCGGTGCGCAGGGCCCCGATGGCGAGGGTGCGGCGCACCGCGGCGAAGGTGATCACGTGTCCGATGGCGCCGCCCAGGGTGTGCGTGGTCGGCGGCGAGCAGGTGGTGTCGACGAAGGTGTCGGCCAGCGTGCCGTCGGCGAGCGTCCGGGCGACGAAGGCCCGCCAGTCCCGCCCGGCCGCCTCGTGCCGCGCGGACAGCCCGGCGATCGACCGGTCGCTCTCGTCGGGCCAGTCGCCCCCGCGCAACGCCGACAGCCAGTGCTCCTCCTGGGTCACCATGGCGTTGATCAGGGAACGGAGGGTCGGTCGGTCGTCGATGGTCTCCACCGAGACGGTGACGGGCCGGTCGAGCACCTCGTCGTCGAGGGTGGCGGCCCGCTCGATGACGGCGGACAGGGTGGCGACGTGGTGGTCGACGAGATGTTGCAACACGTCCATGGCGGTCTCCTCGTGGGTGCCCGGCAGCCGCAGGCCACCGGGGGGCTGGAAGTGCACGCCGCTGGGGCAGGGCAGTTCCAGCTCGCGGAAGGTGAGTGGCCGGCGCCGCCGGATGAGTGTCGGCGACGCGCCGTAGGAGCGCAGGAAGGCGCGGCTGAACGCCTCGTGCGAGCCGTACCCGGCCTCGACGGCGACGTCGAGGACGGTCCGGTCGGTGGTGGTGAGCCGGTGCGCCGCGCGCTCCAGCAGCAGCCGGCGGCGCAGCGCGCCGGGTGGTTCCCCGGTGGCCGCCGCGACCAGCCGGTCGAAGTGGAACCGGGACAGGTGCGCCCGGGCCGCCAGCGCGGCCGGGCTGACGGCGGGATCCTCCACGCCCACCTGCACCCAGTGCAGGATGCGGGCCAGTTCGTCCGTCGTCGTCATGCGAACAGCCTGCACCCGAGGGTGGCCGGCGCGCTTGACCGCCGTTGCGCACCTGCCGGCGCCACGGCCGGCCCGCGGCACGGGCCGGCCGGGCGGACGCTCAGTCGAGCAGCGAGTCCAGGCCGATGGTCAGGCCCGGGCGGGTACGCACCGCGCGGACGGCCAGCAGCACGCCCGGCATGAACGAGGCCCGGTCGTACGAGTCGTGCCGGATGGTCAGCGTCTCGCCGATGGTGCCGAAGAGCACCTCCTGGTGGGCGACCAGCCCGGTGGCCCGCACGGCGTGCACGCGTACCCCGTCGATGTCGGCGCCGCGCGCACCCGGCACCTCGTCCGAGGTGGCGTCCGGCGACGGGCCGAGACCGGCGTCGGCGCGCGCCTGCGCGATCCGGCGGGCGGTGTGGGTGGCGGTGCCGCTGGGGGCGTCGAGCTTGCGCGGGTGATGCTGTTCGATGATCTCGACGGACTCGAAGTGCCGGGCGGCCCGCGCGGCGAACTGCATCATCAGCACCGCGCCGATGCCGAAGTTCGGGGCGATCACCACGCCGACGCCCGGCTTGCGCTCCAGCCAACCGCGCACCCGCTCGATCCGCTGCTCGGTGAAGCCGGTGGTGCCGACCACCGCGCTGATGCCCTGGTCGATGCACCAGTGCAGGTTGTCCATGACGACGTCCGGGGTGGTGAAGTCGACGACCACCTCGGCGCCCGCGTCGGAGGCGTTGAACAGCCAGTCGCCCTGGTCGACCATCGCCACCAGGTCCATGTCGGAGGCCGCGTCAACCGCCTTGCACACCTCGACGCCCATCCGGCCCCGGGCACCCAGCACGCCGACCCGGATCGGCTCGTCCAGGCCCTTCTCCTGCTCGTCAGTCACGGGGCACAACCTATCCCAATCGGGACGCCCTCACCCGCCGGGACCACCCACGTCCCACGGGACGCCGGTGATCCACTCCAAATGCGGCATGTCGCACCTTCCGGCGGCGCGGACACCGCGACACGCCGCATCCCACGACCGTCCCGTCCGGGCGGGCGGGTCGGGCGGTCAGGCGGAGAAGTCGTGCTCGCCGAACGGGCCGACCACGGCCAGGGACATCGGCCGGCTCAGCAGCTCGGCGGCGAGGGCGTTCACGTCCGCCAGGGTGACCGCGTCGACCCGGGCGAGCAGCTCGTCCACCGGCATCAGGTCGCCGTAGAGCAGCTCCCCCTTGGCCAGCCGGCTCATCCGCGAGCCGGTGTCCTCCAGGCCCAGCACGAACGATCCCTTGCTCATGCCCTTGCCCCGGGCCAGCTCGGCCTCGCTGATCCCCTCGGCGGCCACCCGGGCCAGCTCGGCGCGGGTCAGCTCCAGCACCTCGTCCACCTTGCCCGGCGCGCAGCCGGCGTAGACGGCGAAGAGGCCGCTGTCGGCGTACTGGCTGGCGTACGAGTAGACCGAGTAGGCCAGGCCCCGCTGCTCGCGGATCTCCTGGAACAGCCGGCTGGACATCCCGCCGCCGAGGACGTTGTTGAGCACGCCGAGGGCGAAGCGCCGCTCGTCGAGGCGGTCGATGCCGGGGCAGCCGAGGATGACGTGCGCCTGCTCGGACTCCTTCGGCTCCACCAGGGTGGCGGCCGGCCTGGTGCGTACCGCCGGAGTGGCCGGCCGGTGCGGAGCCGGGGTCGTCGGGTCGGTGTCCAGCGGGGTGCCGCGCAGCGCCTGGCGGACCAGCTTGACCACGGTGGCGTGGTCCAGGTTGCCGGCGGCGGCGATGACGATCTGCGGCGCGGTGTACCGGCGCCGGTAGAAGCTGTGGATCTGCCGCCGGGTCATCGGGGTGACCGTCTCCTCGGTGCCGGAGATCAGCCGGCCCAGGGGATGGTCGCCGTAGACGGCGCGGGCGAAGAGGTCGTGCACCTCGTCGCCGGGCTCGTCGTCGTGCATGGCGATCTCTTCGAGGATGACGCCGCGCTCGGTCTCCACGTCGGCCGCCTCGATCACCGAGTCGGCCACCAGGTCGCACATGACGTCGATCGCCAGCGGCAGGTCCTCGTCCAGCACGCGGGCGTAGTAGCAGGTGTATTCCTTGGTGGTGAAGGCGTTGGTCTCACCGCCCACCGCCTCGATCTCCGAGGAGATCTCCAGCGCGCCGCGCTTGTGGGTGCCCTTGAAGAGCAGGTGCTCCAGGAAGTGCGCCGCGCCGGCCTGCGGGCCGGTCTCGTCCCGCGAGCCGACCGCCACCCAGATGCCGAACGAGACGCTGCGCATCGCCGGGATCGCCTCGGTGAGCACGCGCAACCCGCTGGGCAGCACGGTACGGCGTACCGTGCCGCCCAGCGGGTCGTCACTCAGCGTGCGGGTGACCGCCCGGCCCGACCCGGCACGACCGGATTGCGTCCCGGTGGCGTGCCGGACGGCTCCGGACGGCCCCACCCCCCGTCGACCCGCAGGAAAAGACGAACGCTGGGCCCGACTCACGGAAACCTGCTCTCAGTTGACGAGGGGTGGGTGGTGCTGTGGCGCGGTGGGTCAGCTGTGCCGGGTCCGGCGACGCGGGCGCTCGCCGCCCTCGCCGCCCTCGCCGCCACCCTCGCCGCCGCCCTGGGGCCGGTCGCCGCGCTCCGGGGCACGACCGCCCCGGTCGCCGCCCCGGTCACCACGGTCGCGCGGGGCACGGTCACCGCCGCGGTCGCCACCCCGGCCGGCCGGACGCTCGCCACCGGCGGCCTCGCCGGCGGCCGGCGCCTCGGCGCCCTCCGGGCGGACCTTGTCCAGGTAGATCTTGCCGCGGGCGTCGATGTCCGCGATCTCGACCTCGACCCGGTCGCCGACGTTGAGGAAGTCCTCGACCTTCTCGACCCGCTTGCCGTCGCCCACCTTGGAGATGTGCAGCAGGCCGTCGCGGCCCGGCAGCAGCGAGACGAACGCGCCGAACGCGGCCGTCTTGACCACCGTGCCGAGGAACCGCTCCCCCACCTTCGGCAGGGTCGGGTTGGCGATGCCGTTGATCCGGTCCACCGCGGCCTGGGCCGACGGGCCGTTGGTCGCGCCGACGTAGATCGTGCCGTCGTCCTCGATGGAGATCTCGGCGCCGGTCTCGTCCTGGATGGCGTTGATGGTCTGGCCCTTCGGGCCGATCACCATGCCGATCTTGTCGACCGGGATCTTGACGGTGGTGACCCGCGGCGCGTAGTCCGACATCTCGGCCGGAGCCTCGATCGCCGCCTGCATCACGTCGAGGATGGTCTGCCGGGCCTCGTGCGCCTGCTGGAGCGCGGCGGCCAGCACGTCCGACGGGATGCCGTCGAGCTTGGTGTCGAGCTGCAGCGCGGTGACGAAGTCCCGGGTGCCGGCGACCTTGAAGTCCATGTCACCGAACGCGTCCTCGGCACCGAGGATGTCGGTCAGCGTCACGTACTGGGTCTTGCCCTCGACCTCGTCGGAGATGAGGCCCATGGCGATGCCGGCGACCGGCGCCTTCAGCGGCACACCGGCCGACAGCAGGCCCAGCGTCGAGGCGCAGACCGAACCCATCGAGGTGGAGCCGTTGGAGCCGAGCGCCTCGGAGACCTGCCGGATGGCGTACGGGAACTCCTCGCGCGCCGGCAGCACCGGGATCAGCGCCCGCTCGGCGAGCGCGCCGTGGCCGATCTCGCGCCGCTTCGGCGAACCGACCCGGCCGGTCTCACCGGTCGAGTACGGCGGGAAGTTGTAGTTGTGCATGTAGCGCTTGGACTTCTCCGGGGAGAGGGTGTCCAGCGACTGCTCCATGCGCAGCATGTTCAGCGTGGTGACACCCAGGATCTGGGTCTCGCCCCGCTCGAACAGCGCCGAGCCGTGCACCCGGGGCAGCACGCCGACCTCGGCGGTCAGCGGACGGATGTCGCGCGGGCCGCGGCCGTCGATGCGGATCTGCTCGCGCAGCACCCGGTTGCGGACCTCGGACTTGGTCAGCGACCGGAAGGCGGCGCTGAGCTCCTTCTCCCGGCCCTCGAAGCGACCGCCGAGCTCCTCGGCGACCCGGGCCTTGACCCGGTCCAGGGCCTCCTCGCGGGCGGCCTTGCCGGCGATGGTGAGCGCCTCGGCCACGTCGGCGCGGGCCACCTCGGCCACCGCCGCGTACACGTCGTCCTGGTAGTCCAGGAAGACCGGGAACTCGGCGACCGGCTTGGCGGCCACCTCGGCCAGCTCGCTCTGCGCCCGGCACAGCTCGCGGATGGCCGGCTTGGCGGCCTCCAGGCCGCTGGCCACGACCTCCTCGGTCGGGGCCGGGGCACCGCCGGCGACCAGCGCCACGGTGTGCTCGGTGGCCTCGGCCTCGACCATCATGATCGCGACGTCGCCGTCCGGCAGGGCGCGACCGGCCACCACCATGTCGAAGGTGGCCCGGGCCAGCTCCTCGATGGTCGGGAAGGCGACCCACTGGCCGTCGACGTGCGCCATCCGGGTGGCCCCGATCGGGCCGGAGAACGGCAGGCCGGAGAGCTTGGTCGACATCGAGGCGGCGTTGATCGCCACGACGTCGTACGGGTGCTGCGGGTCGAGCGCGAGGACGGTCTCGACGACCTGGACCTCGTTGCGCAGGCCCTTGACGAACGACGGGCGCAGCGGCCGGTCGATCAGTCGGCAGGTGAGGATCGCGTCCTCGCTGGGGCGGCCCTCGCGGCGGAAGAACGAGCCGGGGATCCGGCCCGCGGCGTACATCCGCTCCTCGACGTCGACGGTCAGCGGGAAGAAGTCGAACTGCTCCTTCGGCTGCTTGCCGGCGGTGGTGGCGGAGAGGACCACGGTCTCGCCCAGCTGGGCGACGACCGAACCGGCGGCCTGACGGGCCAGCCGGCCGGTGGAGAAGGTGATCTCACGGGTGCCGAAGGACCCGTTGTCGATCACAGCGGTACGGGATTCGGTGCCGAGGTTGGTCTCGGTCATGGTGCTGTCGTGCTCCTTCGCGTCGGGGGCCCACGACACGGGAGCTGCTCAGACGGCCGGTCTTCGATCGAAGCGCCCGGGTGACCGGCGTGATGCCGGGGTGCCCGGAGGCCACTACCGGAGACCGGTACGCTGACCGGCTCCCTCTCGGGTGGTCGCGCGGCCCTGTTCTTCAGTGGTACCGGAACGGGGGAGCGGCCGCAGGCCACTCCCCCGTCACGTCACCGGCGCAGACCGAGTCGCTCGATGAGCGACCGGTAGCGGTTGATGTCCTTCTTCTGGACGTAGTTGAGCAGCCGACGGCGCCGGCCGACCAGCAGCAGCAGCCCGCGGCGGCTGTGGTGGTCGTGCTTGTGCACCTTCAGGTGCTCGGTCAGCTCGGCGATCCGCTTGGTGAGGACCGCGACCTGCACCTCCGGCGAACCGGTGTCGCCCTCGGCGGTCGCGTACTCCGCACGGATCGTGGCCTTGGCTTCCTGGTCGAGCGCCATGTTCTCCCTGTTTCGGTGGGTTGATCACTGGTGTCCGTCGAACCGGTCAGGAGACCGGAACGGACCGGTACCTCGCACCCGCGGCGTCGTGCAGGCACGCGAGGCCCCACGTCGGTCAGCCGACGTCCCCGCCAGACTACCAGTCCGGCCCGGTCCCATCCGGTCAAGGTCGGCAAAGCCGCCCACGGCGCGCTCAGCCGACCGCCCGGCGGGTCCGCTCGACGTCCTCGGCGATCTGCGCCACGAGGGGCTCGATGGCGTCGTACCGGCGCTGCTCCCGCAGGTGCGCGACGAAGTCCAGGGCCAGCCGCTCGCCGTACAGGTCGCCGGAGAAGTCCAGCGCGTACGCCTCCACCCGCCGCTCCCGGCCGGAGAAGGTCGGGTTGGTACCGATCGACACCGCCGCCGCCAGGGGCTCCCGCTGGCCCCGACGCACCAGCCGGGCGGCGTACACCCCGTCGGCGGGGACCGCCGCGTACCGGTGGCGGAGCAGGTTGGCGGTGGGGTAACCCAGCTCACGTCCGCGCTGGTCGCCCCGGACCACCACCCCCTCCAGCCGGTGCGGGCGGCCCAGCGCGGCGGCCGCGGCGGCCACGTCGCCCGCGTCGACGCAGGAGCGGATGTACGTCGAGGAGAAGACGGTGCCCGCCTCGGCCACCAGCGGCGCGCCCTCCACGCCGAAGCCGAAGGTGCGGCCGAGCCGGGTCAGCAGCGCCACGTCGCCGGCCGCCCGGTGCCCGAACCGGAAGTTGTCCCCCACCACCACCAGCGCGGCGTGCAGGTGCTCGACCAGGACGTCGTGCACGAACGCCTCCGCCGGCAGCCGGGAGAACTCCGGGGTGAAGGGCACCACGCAGAGCACGTCGACGCCGAGGTCCTCGATCAGTTCCGCCTTGCGGGCCGGCTCGGTGAGCACGGCGGGGTGCGAGCCGGGGCGGACCACCTCCGCCGGGTGCGGGTCGAAGGTGACCACCACCGACTTCACGCCCAGCTCCCGGGCCCGGGCCACGGCGTGTCCGATGGTCGCCTGGTGCCCCTTGTGCACGCCGTCGAAGACGCCGATGGTGACGACCGAACGTCCCCAGCCACCGGGCGCCGCGTCGTACCCCCGCCACCGCTGCATGCCGTTCCTCCCCTGCTTCCCCGGCCTCGCCGGGCACCCGCGCCGGCCGCGCGACCGGCGCACCCGCCACCGCCGTCAGGCCGGGGCGAGCACGATCTCCGCGCGGGCCCGGCCGTCCCGCTCGCTGACGATAGCGATCAGGCCGCCGTCGGGACCGAAGACCGCGTACGGCCCGGCGATGCCGGCCGCGTCGAGCGGCCCGCCGTGGGAGAGCACCTTCGCCTCGTCCGCGCTGGCCTCCCGACGCGGGAAGAACCGGTCGGCCGCCGCGTCGAGCGGCAGGTTGACCACCTCGGGCGCACGCTGCTCCAACTCGTCGAGGGTGGCCGCCTCGGTCAACCGGAAGCCACCCACCGCGGTGCGCCGCAGCGCGGTGAGGTGCCCACCCACCCGCAGCGCCAGGCCCGCGTCCCGCGCGATGGCCCGGATGTACGTCCCGGACGAGCAGGTCACGTCGATGTCCACGTCCAGCACGTCGGGAGCGTCCCGGCGGACGGCCAGCACGTCGAGGCGGGAGATGGTGACCCGCCGGGCGGGCAGCTCGACGCTCTCGCCCTCGCGTACCCGCTTGTAGGCCCGCTGCCCGTTGATCTTGATAGCGCTGACCGCGCTGGGCACCTGGTCGACCTCGCCGGCGAGCGCGGCGAACGCCGCCCGGACCGCCTCGTCGGTGAGCTGGCCGGCCGGGGTGGTGGCGATCACGTCACCCTCGGCGTCGTCGGTGACGGTGGCCTGCCCGAGCCGCACCGTGGCGGTGTAGCTCTTGCCGGCGCCGATCACGTACGTCAACAGCCGGGTCGCCCGGCCCACCCCGATCACCAGCACGCCGGTGGCCATCGGGTCGAGCGTGCCACCGTGCCCCACCCGCCGGGTCTTCGCCAGCCGGCGGATGCGCGCCACCACGTCGTGCGACGTCATGCCGCCCGGCTTGTCCACCACGATCAGCCCGTCACCGCTCACGACCGCCAAGCCTGCCAGACGGGGTCACCGGCGCCGTCACCGCACGGCACAATGCCCCTCGCGTCCCCACCACCGTCTCCGGAGTCCCGATGAGCAACCCGCCCTCCCACGAGCACCGCGCCCGGGTCGACCTGCCGGAGTGGATGCGCGACCCCGAGCCGCCCCGCCGCACCCCGGGCCGGCTGCTCTCCGAGCTGGTCGACCGGACACCCGTGCTGCGCGAGCTGCGGCGCGCGGTGTGGCGGTGGCGGGAGCACACCCGGTTCAGCGAGCGGCACCCGGTGCTCTCGGCGGTCGTGTCGTTCGTGTTCGTCGCGGCCGTCGCCACGGTGCTCGTCGCGGGCGCGGTCTACCTGTTCGGCAGGATGCGCGAGGGCACCCTCTGAGCCAGGGCACGTCGGTGGGCTCCGCCGGGCGTTCCCGCACCCGGCCCGGCGGCGTCAGCGGACCGCGCCGATCACCGCCCACCCGCCCGAGCGCAGCCGCAGCAGCAGTGCGACCAGCCGGATCACGATGAACAGGGTCAGCCCGGCCCAGATCCCGCCGAGCCCCAGGTCGAGCCCGTGGGCGAGCCAGATCGCCGGCAGGAAGCCGCCGAGCGCCGCGACGATGGTCAGGTTGCGCAGGTAGCGCACGTCCCCGGCGCCGATGAGCACGCCGTCGAGGGCGAAGACCACGCCGGCCAGCGGCTGCATCGCCACGAACCAGGGCCAGGCCACCATGGCCTGCTCGCGTACCTGCGGATCGGAGCTGAACCAGGACGGGACCACGCCGGCCCCGGCGGCGATCAGCACCGCGAAGCCGACGCCGGCAACTCCGCCGAGCAGCGCGAACCGGCGGGCGAGGGCCCGCGCCCCGGCGGCGTCGCCGGCCCCGAGCGCGGCGCCGATCAGCGCCTGGGCCGCGATGGCGAGGGCGTCGAGCACCAGCGCGGTGAAGAACCACAGTTGCAGGGCGATCTGGTGGGCGCCGACGGCGGCGGCGCCGAACCGCGCGGCGACCGCCGTGGCGGAGAGGAAGCTGGCCTGGAACGCGACGCCCCGGACCAGCAGGTCGCGGCTGAGCGCCAGCTGCTGCCGGATCAGCCGGGGCCGGGGCCGCAGGGAGACCCGCTCGCGGACCAGCGCCGCGGCGAAGAGCGCGCCGGAGACCGTCTGCGCGACGGCGTTGGCCACCGCCGAGCCGGCCAGCCCGAGCCCGGCCGGGTACACCAGCAGCGGGCAGAGCAGCGCGGAGAGCAGGTTGGGCGCGAGCACGAAGACCAGCGGGCGGCGGGTGTCCTGGATGCCGCGCAACCAGCCGTTGCCGGCGGCGGCGAGGAGCAGCCCGGGCGCGCCGAGCGCCGCGATCCGCAGCCACTGCGCGGCCGCGCCGGCCACGTCGTCCCCACCCCCGGCGAGGGTACGCGCCAGCGCCCCGCCGCCGAGCTGCATGGCGAGCGCGACGAGCACGCCCACCCCGAGGGCGAGCCAGGACGCCTGCACGCCCTCGGCCACCGCCGCCGCCCGGTCGCCGGAGCCGAACCGACGGGCCGCCCGCCCGGTGATCCCGTACGCGAGCACGGTGCCCAGCCAGGCGGTGAGGGTCATCACGGTGCCGCCGACGGCCAGCGCGGCGAGCGGCACCCGGCCGAGGTGCCCGACCACCGCCGTGTCGACCAGCACGTAGAGCGGTTCGGCGGCGAGCACCACCAGCGCGGGCAGGGCGAGGGCGGCGATCCGGCGCGGCGGCGCGATCGCGGCGGCGGTGGCGGTCTGACTCATCGCCGCCGATCCTGGCACGGCAGAGGTAAGGATCGCAAGACCTGTCAGCGCTTACGCCAAGGCGCCAGGCAACCCACCCCAGATACGGCGTGTCGAGGTGTCCACGCTCCGGAAGACCGCGACACGCCGGCTTCCCTGTCGATCAGCGGACCGGAGTCGGCCCGCCGGCGGACGGCTGGAAGGGCGCGGGTGGTTCAGCGGGAGGGGAGGGCGTCGAGCCAGCGGCGGACCTGGCGGCGGGTGCGCAGCCGGACCACCGGCAAGTCCGGTGCGTGGGCGGCGACGGCGGCGAACACCCGGGGCCGGGAGCGGCCGGGATAACGCCAGACGTAGCGCAGGAAGCCCAGGTCGAGCCGTTCGGGGCAGCCGGCCGGCAGGTCGGGGCGGTCGGCGGCGCGGCGGTCCCAGCGGCGGCGCACGACCCGGGCGAGGCAGAGCGGCCAGGGCAGGTCGACCAGCACCAGCAGGTCGGCGCGGGGCAGGCGGAGATCGAGGGTGCTGCCGTAGTTGCCGTCCATCACCCAGCGCTCGCCGGCCGCGAGCGCGGCGACCTGGGCGTGGAAGGCCGCGTCGTCGGCGGGGATCCAGCCGGGTCGCCAGTAGTGCCGGTCGAGGTGGATCAGCGGCAGGTCGAGCCGGCGGGCGGCCGCGCGGGCGAGGGTGCTCTTGCCGGCCCCCGAACTGCCGACGATCAGGATGCGACGCACCGGGCGACGGTACCGGTCAGGGGTCGGACGGCGCGGACCCCGACCGCTCGGATGCGGGCGGCTCCGGGCGTCGCCGCGCTGCGGGCGATCGGGCACGGCCGGGCGAGTCGGGCGGTAGCGGCAGGACGGCCAGGTTGGTGGCGCCGGGCCGGAGAACAGGACCGAGAGGCGGTGACGTCGGCGACGCGGGACGTCGGCGGCGTCACCGCCGGTCGGGCTGCGTCACTGACGGGTGTCCATCGAAGTCTGCAGGGCGCGCCGCATCTGCTCGCGCGCCTCGTCGGTGGCCTCGGGCTTGGGCTTGGTCGCCATGGGAGTTCCCTTCCAGGGTGCGGACCACCGGGGACGGCGGCCCTACGGGCGGTTCTGCTGAGCGCCCGACGACGGTCCGGGATCACCGGAGCGGCTCGCCTGGCAGCGTGAGCCCGGGTCGGTCTGACCCTGGAGGGAGGCGGCGCCGGGTGTGGCACCACCGCCCGCGACCTGCGTCGCGACGCGGCGCCCGGTCGTTTCCCAAATTAACGTTCAGTTCCACATGCTGCCCACAGTTCCCGCCATTCGGACGAGATGGCGGCCGACGCGCTCACCGGGCCAGGAAGTGCCAGCCGAGCCACCACCAGAATCCGAACACCCCGATCCGGCCCACCGGGACCGGCCCGACCTCGTAGCGCATCACGTACGCGCAGACGTCGCCGAGCGACGGCACCCGGGAGCCCGG comes from Micromonospora purpureochromogenes and encodes:
- a CDS encoding sigma-70 family RNA polymerase sigma factor, which gives rise to MTAATARPDAGSNPADPVPGGRPTADPGGLEGFRVELTGYAYRMLGSVFDAEDAVQETMLRAWRGLDRYDGRSSLRTWLYRIATNVCLDLLRGQGRRALPMDLGVPSAPVAASLGTPGSGREWLDPAPDAVVLPADPAELAVTRESVRLAFVAALQHLPPRQRAVLILRDVLRWRAGEVAELLDTTVAAVTSAVQRARATMADRAATAPAPALNREHRELLDRYVQVFERYDIDALVALLREDAVQTMPPYPLWLRGPTDIGRWLSGPGAGCRGSRLLPVAANGGPALAQFRPDPAGGHRAFSIQLVESSGGRITRLTHFLQPQLFPLFGLPDRLP
- a CDS encoding helix-turn-helix domain-containing protein, which encodes MTTTDELARILHWVQVGVEDPAVSPAALAARAHLSRFHFDRLVAAATGEPPGALRRRLLLERAAHRLTTTDRTVLDVAVEAGYGSHEAFSRAFLRSYGASPTLIRRRRPLTFRELELPCPSGVHFQPPGGLRLPGTHEETAMDVLQHLVDHHVATLSAVIERAATLDDEVLDRPVTVSVETIDDRPTLRSLINAMVTQEEHWLSALRGGDWPDESDRSIAGLSARHEAAGRDWRAFVARTLADGTLADTFVDTTCSPPTTHTLGGAIGHVITFAAVRRTLAIGALRTAGITDLGAGDPRPYLDARAN
- a CDS encoding GNAT family N-acetyltransferase, translated to MIDSGLRDSAGRHITLRPVDDDNWRDVADVAPRDDQRAWVPALAARYLVLTMRSDGWTSLAVYADETVVGHAMWGVDEDGSRWIGGMVIAADEQDRGVGRATVRTLADWLAAQDGGSVVRLSYHPDNAPAARLYTSLGFAPTGAVEDDELVAELAS
- a CDS encoding VOC family protein, whose translation is MFTDTLAFSSFSVDDIGRAQQFYADTLGLRVSRDDEMGGLLTLHIAGDRPVLVYPKADHEPARHTVLNFPVPDVDRAVDELTARGVRFVRYEGLGQDEKGVMRGNGPTIAWFTDPAGNILSVLAQG
- a CDS encoding M16 family metallopeptidase, which produces MGPSGAVRHATGTQSGRAGSGRAVTRTLSDDPLGGTVRRTVLPSGLRVLTEAIPAMRSVSFGIWVAVGSRDETGPQAGAAHFLEHLLFKGTHKRGALEISSEIEAVGGETNAFTTKEYTCYYARVLDEDLPLAIDVMCDLVADSVIEAADVETERGVILEEIAMHDDEPGDEVHDLFARAVYGDHPLGRLISGTEETVTPMTRRQIHSFYRRRYTAPQIVIAAAGNLDHATVVKLVRQALRGTPLDTDPTTPAPHRPATPAVRTRPAATLVEPKESEQAHVILGCPGIDRLDERRFALGVLNNVLGGGMSSRLFQEIREQRGLAYSVYSYASQYADSGLFAVYAGCAPGKVDEVLELTRAELARVAAEGISEAELARGKGMSKGSFVLGLEDTGSRMSRLAKGELLYGDLMPVDELLARVDAVTLADVNALAAELLSRPMSLAVVGPFGEHDFSA
- the dapB gene encoding 4-hydroxy-tetrahydrodipicolinate reductase; the protein is MTDEQEKGLDEPIRVGVLGARGRMGVEVCKAVDAASDMDLVAMVDQGDWLFNASDAGAEVVVDFTTPDVVMDNLHWCIDQGISAVVGTTGFTEQRIERVRGWLERKPGVGVVIAPNFGIGAVLMMQFAARAARHFESVEIIEQHHPRKLDAPSGTATHTARRIAQARADAGLGPSPDATSDEVPGARGADIDGVRVHAVRATGLVAHQEVLFGTIGETLTIRHDSYDRASFMPGVLLAVRAVRTRPGLTIGLDSLLD